One part of the Zymomonas mobilis subsp. pomaceae ATCC 29192 genome encodes these proteins:
- a CDS encoding HAD family hydrolase produces the protein MTLDLLFDLDGTLVDTVYVTSDVLNSMLKERGSHRRILPEEARPLVTLGGEAMIANLFGDDCLDPIADVTEYRRLCAERVTEESSLFPGVRQGIEKLADLGMKMAVCSNKPQNLVEKIMTDLRFDRYMTAMVGAKPDLPRKPNPKLLEIALQEMNGQLQTCWFIGDGETDQEASATLGIPFIFAAYGYGTPIPELPVTVSCPNFTSITSFLEKKVR, from the coding sequence ATGACCCTTGATTTGTTGTTTGATTTAGATGGTACATTAGTCGACACCGTTTATGTGACCTCGGACGTTCTAAATAGCATGCTGAAAGAACGGGGTAGCCATAGACGCATTTTACCCGAAGAAGCCCGTCCATTGGTCACGCTAGGCGGTGAAGCTATGATCGCTAATCTTTTTGGCGATGACTGTCTGGATCCTATTGCGGATGTCACTGAATATCGTCGCCTTTGTGCCGAGCGTGTTACCGAAGAAAGTAGTCTTTTCCCCGGTGTCAGACAAGGCATCGAAAAACTGGCTGATCTGGGTATGAAAATGGCCGTTTGTTCCAATAAACCTCAAAATCTTGTTGAAAAGATTATGACTGATCTGAGGTTTGATCGTTATATGACGGCAATGGTGGGGGCGAAACCTGATTTACCTCGTAAGCCTAATCCCAAACTGTTGGAAATAGCCCTACAGGAAATGAATGGCCAGCTTCAAACTTGTTGGTTTATTGGTGATGGTGAAACGGATCAAGAAGCTTCGGCTACGCTGGGTATTCCTTTTATCTTTGCCGCTTACGGTTATGGAACCCCCATTCCAGAATTACCGGTAACAGTTTCCTGTCCTAACTTTACCTCTATTACATCTTTTCTAGAGAAAAAAGTCAGATAA